Proteins from one Nicotiana tabacum cultivar K326 chromosome 23, ASM71507v2, whole genome shotgun sequence genomic window:
- the LOC107830649 gene encoding F-box/FBD/LRR-repeat protein At1g13570-like: MGGGVYMDLIIVVLLPLLLFGVYLLQILPQFGVGMAVTTINICLFCGIVDFKFVGEFHQSNMEDTRDRISQLPEPILHHILSFLLVKDAVRMSTLSKIWTSALNSLSYLDFGEDFFYGPQDMRNLLKAVTQILVIRLKHKISVEKFWLRLPYLRRRFYYVHRWIKLLVACNVKEFDLSVGRRIYEGKQLHNKLPEVIFDAKALNVLNLVGFKIELPSHGTINLSSLRELHLRDVILDEKFIQALCVSCHNLEFLYLAWFKGLASFQVGEKNLPKLKKIKLENCPSEFQMVDIAAISLEDLTIKSYWDLKFVKITACKALKSLFLNGVAVTDKWLEKLFFSLQNLEKFYLSCCNTLTTMKISSIWLKQLIVFGCSNLVDAQVYTPNLILFAFGCCSLPTLKLKASRSLKANISFDSLETPDSDWYNSNLTNFLGSFNHSLSIKLSSKKDEVCPANSLATLLQQDSRVIDFS, translated from the coding sequence ATGGGAGGAGGAGTTTATATGGACCTTATAATTGTTGTCTTACTTCCCCTTTTGTTGTTTGGTGTCTACCTTCTCCAAATCCTACCACAATTTGGTGTAGGAATGGCAGTTACTACTATAAATATTTGTTTATTCTGTGGCATTGTGGATTTTAAATTTGTCGGAGAATTCCATCAAAGTAATATGGAGGATACAAGAGACCGAATTTCCCAACTGCCAGAGCCAATTTTGCATCACATCTTGTCTTTCCTTCTTGTTAAAGATGCTGTACGAATGTCTACACTGTCCAAGATTTGGACCAGTGCATTGAATTCACTCTCCTACTTAGATTTTGGTGAAGATTTTTTCTATGGGCCACAAGACATGCGAAATCTCTTGAAAGCTGTGACCCAAATTCTAGTAATTCGGCTAAAGCACAAGATTTCTGTGGAAAAGTTTTGGCTACGATTACCCTATTTGCGTAGGAGGTTTTATTATGTTCACAGGTGGATTAAATTACTCGTAGCTTGTAATGTCAAAGAGTTTGATCTAAGTGTAGGCAGACGTATTTATGAAGGAAAACAGTTACACAATAAGTTGCCTGAGGTAATCTTTGATGCCAAAGCACTAAATGTGCTTAATTTGGTTGGATTTAAGATTGAATTACCCTCTCATGGTACTATAAACTTATCATCTTTGCGAGAATTACACCTCCGTGATGTAATTTTGGACGAGAAATTTATTCAGGCTCTATGCGTAAGCTGCCACAatttagaatttttgtatttgGCGTGGTTTAAGGGACTTGCTAGTTTTCAAGTTGGTGAAAAGAATTTACCtaaactaaagaaaataaagCTGGAAAATTGCCCTTCTGAATTCCAGATGGTTGATATTGCAGCAATTAGTCTTGAAGACCTTACTATAAAAAGTTATTGGGACCTAAAGTTTGTTAAAATAACTGCTTGCAAAGCTCTCAAGAGTTTGTTCCTCAATGGTGTGGCCGTGACCGATAAATGGTTAGAGAAACTCTTTTTCAGCCTACAAAATCTTGAAAAGTTTTACTTATCCTGTTGCAATACATTGACCACAATGAAGATCTCAAGTATATGGCTCAAACAGCTCATAGTATTTGGTTGTTCTAATCTGGTTGATGCTCAAGTATATACTCCTAATTTGATACTATTCGCATTTGGTTGTTGTTCATTGCCAACGTTGAAACTAAAAGCTTCACGTTCATTAAAAGCCAATATCTCCTTTGACTCATTAGAAACCCCTGATAGTGATTGGTACAACTCTAACCTCACAAATTTTCTTGGTAGCTTCAATCATTCCTTATCTATTAAATTATCAAGCAAAAAGGATGAGGTATGTCCCGCAAATTCTCTAGCTACATTGCTTCAACAAGATAGTCGTGTTATTGATTTCTcataa